The nucleotide sequence CGAAGGCACCTTCAAGCCCGGCACCGACGAGGGCCGCCACCTCCTCGCCCACGAACTCCTGCACACCGTCCAGAACCCGCACGGCCTCGGCGCACTGCGCGCCGGGCGCGAACTGGGCGCGGTGAGCCTGCCGCAGCAGGCCATCGAGCGGGAGGCTGAGGCTGCGGCGCAGGATCTCGTACGGCAGCCGGAGCCCGGCTCCGCCGCCGAGTCGACGGAGATCGAGGAGGGCCAGGCCACACCCGGCTGGCTGCGGTACGCCACGGCCGACGCCGACCGCCGCCGTATGGAGCAACTGGACCCGGCGACCATCGTCGACCGCATGGCCAACACCCTCCTGCGGTCCCTGCGCGGTGACCCGGAGGACCGGTCGGGGCGGGTGCGGTTGCAGTTGGCGCGGATGGGGCCGCAGGTGCAGGACATCGTCCTGGAGCGGCTGGAGCTGCGGCTGCCGACGCCTGTGCTCGACCGGCTGTTGGAGGCCGTGGAGGAGACGGAGCAGGCCGGACCGCTGCCGACGGAGGCCGCCGCGGCCCCGTTGGCCGTGCCCGGTGCGGTGGAGGAGGTCGAGGAGGAGCGCGAGCGGGAGTCGGGCGAGGAGCGGCAGGAAGAGGACGAGCGCGCGGACGGCCCCCGGGAGGAGGGCGACGGGCGGACCGCCCCCGCTGACGACCGGAAGGACGAGGACGCCCAGGGCCAGGAGAGCGACGCGTCCGGCGGGCAGGGCGCTGCCAGGGATCGTGAGGAGGCGGCTGGGCGACAGCAGGAACGTTCCCAGGACCAGCAGGAGGACCGGCAGGCCTCCGGTCAGGGCGCACAGAAGGACGCCGCGGACGAGCGCAAGGACGCGGCGAGCACCGAGAAGGAGCAGAAGGAGCAGGACCAGAGCGAGGAGCGGGAGGCGCAGGAGGACACGGACAGCGCGCAGGACGAGGCCGCGCCGGAACCGGAGGAGCAGGCCACTGAGCAGGAGCCGCAACAGGCCGAGGCTGTCCGGGAACAGGCTCCCGCCCCGGCGGCGGTGGACCGGAGCGGAGCGGAGCCGGGAGAGAGGCCGCGCACCGGCGGTGACATCGGTGCGGCCCGTACCGTGGGGGATCCGGAGAACGAACAGGACGCTGACGACGAGCCGTTGGGGCTGGATGCGGAGTCCGCCGAAGGCGACACCGAACCGGACGCCGACGAAGAGGCGGGCCGTGCGCCCGACGCCGACACCGAGGCGTCGGGAGAGGACACGGCGGTCGACCCACGGCTGTTCGAACGGCGTAAGAGGGGAGCGCCCCGTGCGCCGACCCTTACGTTCTCCGATGGCCCGTCGGTTGCGGACGAGGCCCAGGAAACGGCGGAACCCGAGACCGCCCCCGACAGCGCCGCGCGCACCGACGAGGACCGGGCCGTCCAAGGGCTCCTGGACGGCATCACCGCGGACCAGGACTCCGCGGCGGACGGGGACAGGCTGGCCGGGGCCGTGGCATCGCCGGGTCTCGGAGCACTGGAAACGTCCGTGTCGATCACAGGGAAGGACGCGGACAAGGAGCGGACGGAGGAACGCCAGGAGGATGCCGAGGCCGCGCGGCGCGACGAGGAAGCACGCGCCGCCGACGGTGCCGGACAGGACACCGCGCCCGCTCCCGGTGAGGCAGCCGGGCCCGGACAGTTGGCCAAGGCGGACGAGGACGCACGTACCCAGACAGCGGGCTCGCCGTCGGGCAGCAAGGGCGCGTCGGACGGCGGGAGCCGCGGCGAAGAAGCAGGCAGGACGGCATCGGAGGCGGGCGCCTCGGGCCGGAGCGGGACGGAGGCCGGCGGAGGCGGCGGGAAGGACACGGGCCAGCAGGCCGACAAGGGCACAAGCCAGTCCGAGAACGCCACCGGCCAGGACGGGAAGGGCACGGACCAGGGCAAGGACGGCACACAGCCCGCCCCCACCACGCCCCCTTCAAGGGACCAGGACTTGACCGACGGCAACGGCAACGCCACGGCACCCGGCCCCGTGACCGGCCCCGACAAGGTCTCCACCCCGGGACCCGACACTGCCCTGAAACTGGCACCGGGCCACGGCCCCGTTCCCATGTCCGCCGGACCGGAGGCGAAGACCAACGCTCCCAAGGCCGCCGAGGCGCCGGCATCCGGCGGGTCGACGGGAGGCTCGACAGGCTCGCGCGCCCAGCCGACGGGCAGCAAACGGCAGGCGGCGCGGAAGGCCGCGAAGACCGCTCGCAAGGGTGGCGGGGGCGGCGGCCGTACGGCATCCGCACCCGCACCTGTTCGGGCCGGTGGCCGCGGCGGCAGCCGTAGCGCCCCGGCCGGCGGTTCGAAGGCCAAGAAGGAGGCACCCGCCCCGGACGTCTCCAACGCCACACCCGAGTCGGGTCTGGCCACGGCGGGATCGCTCAAGCCGCACCAGGCGTTGGAGACGCTGAAGGGCGTCGACGGCGCGGTGGGCCGTTCGGTCGAGAAAGAGCGCTCTACGCTGCGCAAGGCGCCGCCGAAGACGCAGCGGCCGTCCGGTTCACCGCGCACGGTGCCCGGCGGCCCGACGCCCGCGGCCCCCGGCACCTACACCAACGCGAAGGTCGCCCGCACCGAGGCCACAGCGGGCAAGACACCCGAGATCACGGGCGAACAGAAGCCGGAAGGCGAGGTCCCGGGCGCGAACGTGCCCGAGCCCAGCTGGTGGGACATCGCCCTCACCATCGGCGCCCAGCTGTTCGGCAAGCTCCTCAAGGAGATCCTCCCGCTCGACGACCTGATCGACTCCATCCTCGGGCTGCCCACCCAGGACGAGGGTCTGCAGAAGGCCAAGGTGGGCGACGCCCCCCGCCTGCCCCTGGAGAACGACTCCGACCCGCAGCGCACCGACGAGCAGAGCGGCAAGCTCGACGAACGCAAGACCGAACTCCACCGGGCAGGGCGTGACGACGCGGCCCGCCCCATGGGCGAGGACCAGCTCTACCCGGACGTCCCCAAGGAGACCCTGACCGGCAAGGTGCCCGGCGGGAAGAAGAGCGGGAAGGCCGGCGGCCCGCGCTCGGTGTCCGCCGGCGTGCCCATCGAGTCCGCCTCCGCCGTCGCCGAACACGACCGCGGCCCGCAGATCCAGGCCGGCTTCGCCGAGGGCCGACAGAAGATGGGCCAGGAGCGCCAGGCCAAGGACAAGAAGGCCACGGACGACCGCAAGCAGCACGACGAGGACCTCAAGCGCGAGGTCGACGCCAGCAGCAAGAAGCAGTCCGACGCCCGCGACAAGGGCCGCACCGACATCTCCGACTCCCGCGACCAGTGGCGCAAGGAGCAGGACGACAAGGTCGCGGAGATCGACGACAAGAGGGGCAAGAAGTACGACAAGGTCCGCGAAGACGTCAAGAAGAAGGAAGAGGACACCGACAAGGACGTCGACAAGCGCACCGAGGACGACAACAAGAAGATCGAGACGGAGCAGACCACCGCCGAGCAGGACGCGGAGAAGAAGCAGAACGAGGGCAAGGACGACGCCGACAACTGGCTCGAAGAGGCCATCGAGAAGCTGAAGGAGTTCTTCGAGGGCCTCAAGAACGCCATCAAGGGCATCTTCGAGAAGGCCCGCAAGGCCGTCACGGATCTCATCGACCAGTTCAAGCAGCAGGTCTTCAAGCTCATCGACGACGCCCGCAACTGGGTCATCGACCAGATCAACACCTTCGCCGACGCCCTGATCGCCCTCGGCGACGAGCTCCTCGCCGACTACCCGGCGATGCGCGACAAGTGGCGCGACACCATCGACGGTGCCCGCGACTGGGCCGTGCAGAAGGTCAACGAGTTCGCCGACGACCTCAAGGAGGTCGCCGGAAAGCTGCTCGACGGCCTGTGCGGTGCGTTGCTCGCCGGCCTCGACCTCCTGGAGACCGGACTGCTGGCGGCCGTCGACGTCGCCGAGTCCGTCACGGTCGGCGCACTGGAGTTCGGTGCCGCGGTCGTCCAGGGCCTCGGCGAATGGGCGGCCATCTTCAACGACATCGTCTCCGACCCCGGCGACTGGATCAGCAAGGCGGGTGCGGCGGCCGAGACCGGCGCCCGGGATCACCTCTTCGACGAGATCAAGACCGCGGTCAAGGCCTGGTTCAACCAGAAGGTCCAGGAGATCATCGGCATCCCGATGGAGGACTTCCAGGCACTGATCGACGGCGGCGTCACGGTCGACCAGATGGCCCAGATGGCCTGGGACGAAGCGGTGCCCCAACTCCCCGTCATCATCGGCGTGTTGGTCGTCGAGAAGGTCGTCGCCAAGCTCATCCCAGGCGCCGGCTGGGTGATGGCGATCATCGACGCCCTGCAGGTGGCGTGGGAAGTGCTGAGCGAGGTCCTCAACGCCTTCGGGCTCTTCATGGACTTCCTGAAGTCGGTCAAGAGCGGCAACGGCGCGCTGCCCTTCGCGAAGGCGGTCGCCGCGGGTGTCGTGGCCCTGCTCGAGATCGTCTACCAGTTCCTGATCGAGGGCGTCAGCAGGTTCATGGGCAAGGTCGCGGACCGGCTCGGCGACATGCTGAAGACGATCCGCACGAAGAAGGACAAGCCCGGGCAGCCGGACACCCCCGATCAGCCGTCCACACCGAACAAACCGAAGGACGAGAAGCCGAAGGACGACAAGCCCAAGGACGACAAGCCGAAGGACGACAAGCCCAAGGACGACAAGCCGAAGGACGACAAGCCCAAGGACGACAAGCCGAAGGACGACAAGCCCAAGGACGACGACCCGTCGGCCACGAACAAGCCGGCCGACCGTCCGGCCCCGCGCAAGCCGTCCCCGGACAAGACGTCCCGCCCCCAGTCCAAGCCCCGCCCCGGCAAGCGCTCCTCCCCGGAGAAGAAGCCGCGCCCCTCGCACACGACCAGGCCGAAGAAGCGCCGCGACGACGAACGCCGTGAGGAGGGCCGCGACATCAACGCGGCCAGGCGGAAAGCGAAGGACGCGGAGAAGAGGACGCGCGACGAGGACCGGGACCGCCGCGCCACACGCCGTGGTCCGGCCCGTGACACGCTCCGCCCTGACCGGCGCCGTCCTGGCAGGGACCGTACGGACGATCGCGACCGCGATCCCAGGAACACGCGCCCCGACGACAAGCGCCGCACGGACGACCGCCGTCCGGACCGCGACGGCAGGGACGACCGGCGTCGTGACACCGGCCGGGATCGCGACCGCGGCCGGGATCGAGACCGGGACCGCGATGGGGACCGTCGTCCCGGAGACCGTCCCCGCCGCCGGGACCGGCGCGATGACACCGCGAAGCCGGTAAACCTGCCGAAGGTGCCGTTCGCCGACGCTGACGACGGCGAGCGACACACGCTGATGTTCCACGGCCGGGGCCCGCGCGCACCGATGTACATCCACAGCACGCCGCAGGAGGTGCCGCCGTTCATGGCGGACTGGCGCAAGGACCTGGACAAGCCTGAGGCCGAGAATGACAAGGCGAAGCAGTTGGATTACGTGAACTCGGCCGAGGAGGAGTACAAGGAAGCGCTGGACACCCAGAAGAAGATTCCGAAGGAAACCAAGGGGGAGGCGGAGAAGCAGGAGAAGAGGCGGCTTGTTTACAAACTGGAGAAACAGATGAAGAAGTTCGCCGACCAGGCCCGTAACCGCCTGTACTTCGACCTGCCCGAACCGGACTTCCAGCCTTTCAAGGACCACCCGCTCGGCGACCCGGAGAACCCGCGCCGGCGTCCGGAGGAGAACCACATATCCAAGTACCTCGGCACCTCCTCCAAGTCGGTCTTCGGTGGCGGAGGCCAAGACGCCGGTGAGGCGAAGGACGGGCAGCCCCCTGGCTGGACGGACATCAGGCAGCGGGGCCTGAGTGAGGGAAGCCGCTGGGTGCGGATGCATCTCCTGCCGGAGCGGCTCGGTGGTAAGGCGTCCGGAAACAACCTCGTTCCGGCTCGCGGACCGGAGATGAACAACAAGTTCCTGCACGGCATCGAGCAGGAGGCCTACGACGCGATTCCGGACCGGGCGGCGGTCATCTGGTACAAGTCCAGGGCGAAATTCGATCACCAGGACTACCCCCACATTCCCAGCCACATCTACGCGGAGTACGGGGGGTACGACAAGGTCTCCGGGACGGGGAAGAATCGGAGTGACTGGCGGTCCAACGGGACCTCGAAGCCGTTCGGCCTGCCCCACGAACCCATCGCGGCGAACGAGAAAACCCGCCTGTCCATCAATGACGTCGGTCGTCCGACCATCAAAGCCAGACTCCTGGACGGAAAGTACGAGAGCCTGGCCAAGGACTTCGTCGCAGCCCGGGACGATCTGCACAAGACGGGGGGAACCTTCAGCGGGCAGGCTGATGTCCACGCGCTGTTGACGGACCGTCTGAACCCAAAGCGAGCCGGCATCGAGGTACTGAAACGCAACCTGCGGAAGTTGGATCGTGAACGCGAAGTCAACTGGAATTGAGTAACTGTCATGACGGGTAATAACGACACCGTGCTCCAGTTTCCCTTCGAGGAGTGCTGCGACAAGGTTCTGCGGGAGCTCGAAGAAGCCGCCGAACTCGATGTGGAGTGGGCCCGGTTCGGTGAGGTGTCCCAGTTGCTCGCCGAACCGTCCAGCGTCTTCCGGAACCTTGCCGCAGGCGAGGAGCTTCCCCTGAGCGAACGCGTCCAAGGGCATTTCTTCCGGCACGACCGCATCGCGGCGCACTGGCGGCCCCGGCGTGCCGATTCACGGATGGTCGGCGAGTTCAGCCTCACCCACATCATGCGCGCCATCGTCGAGCACTACATGGACGACATCTGGGAAGGTGAGGACGACTGGGAGCGCGAGCTCTACAGCGAACTACGGTTCTTCGACGA is from Streptomyces sp. NBC_01314 and encodes:
- a CDS encoding DUF4157 domain-containing protein, translated to MNSQYQEASSEQTAEQRRRKRKERAANSRTPEPKDIVSGAGQPLDPGIRRELEERLGHDLSRVRLHTGRDAGHLTDLLGADAVAVGQDIFFAEGTFKPGTDEGRHLLAHELLHTVQNPHGLGALRAGRELGAVSLPQQAIEREAEAAAQDLVRQPEPGSAAESTEIEEGQATPGWLRYATADADRRRMEQLDPATIVDRMANTLLRSLRGDPEDRSGRVRLQLARMGPQVQDIVLERLELRLPTPVLDRLLEAVEETEQAGPLPTEAAAAPLAVPGAVEEVEEERERESGEERQEEDERADGPREEGDGRTAPADDRKDEDAQGQESDASGGQGAARDREEAAGRQQERSQDQQEDRQASGQGAQKDAADERKDAASTEKEQKEQDQSEEREAQEDTDSAQDEAAPEPEEQATEQEPQQAEAVREQAPAPAAVDRSGAEPGERPRTGGDIGAARTVGDPENEQDADDEPLGLDAESAEGDTEPDADEEAGRAPDADTEASGEDTAVDPRLFERRKRGAPRAPTLTFSDGPSVADEAQETAEPETAPDSAARTDEDRAVQGLLDGITADQDSAADGDRLAGAVASPGLGALETSVSITGKDADKERTEERQEDAEAARRDEEARAADGAGQDTAPAPGEAAGPGQLAKADEDARTQTAGSPSGSKGASDGGSRGEEAGRTASEAGASGRSGTEAGGGGGKDTGQQADKGTSQSENATGQDGKGTDQGKDGTQPAPTTPPSRDQDLTDGNGNATAPGPVTGPDKVSTPGPDTALKLAPGHGPVPMSAGPEAKTNAPKAAEAPASGGSTGGSTGSRAQPTGSKRQAARKAAKTARKGGGGGGRTASAPAPVRAGGRGGSRSAPAGGSKAKKEAPAPDVSNATPESGLATAGSLKPHQALETLKGVDGAVGRSVEKERSTLRKAPPKTQRPSGSPRTVPGGPTPAAPGTYTNAKVARTEATAGKTPEITGEQKPEGEVPGANVPEPSWWDIALTIGAQLFGKLLKEILPLDDLIDSILGLPTQDEGLQKAKVGDAPRLPLENDSDPQRTDEQSGKLDERKTELHRAGRDDAARPMGEDQLYPDVPKETLTGKVPGGKKSGKAGGPRSVSAGVPIESASAVAEHDRGPQIQAGFAEGRQKMGQERQAKDKKATDDRKQHDEDLKREVDASSKKQSDARDKGRTDISDSRDQWRKEQDDKVAEIDDKRGKKYDKVREDVKKKEEDTDKDVDKRTEDDNKKIETEQTTAEQDAEKKQNEGKDDADNWLEEAIEKLKEFFEGLKNAIKGIFEKARKAVTDLIDQFKQQVFKLIDDARNWVIDQINTFADALIALGDELLADYPAMRDKWRDTIDGARDWAVQKVNEFADDLKEVAGKLLDGLCGALLAGLDLLETGLLAAVDVAESVTVGALEFGAAVVQGLGEWAAIFNDIVSDPGDWISKAGAAAETGARDHLFDEIKTAVKAWFNQKVQEIIGIPMEDFQALIDGGVTVDQMAQMAWDEAVPQLPVIIGVLVVEKVVAKLIPGAGWVMAIIDALQVAWEVLSEVLNAFGLFMDFLKSVKSGNGALPFAKAVAAGVVALLEIVYQFLIEGVSRFMGKVADRLGDMLKTIRTKKDKPGQPDTPDQPSTPNKPKDEKPKDDKPKDDKPKDDKPKDDKPKDDKPKDDKPKDDKPKDDDPSATNKPADRPAPRKPSPDKTSRPQSKPRPGKRSSPEKKPRPSHTTRPKKRRDDERREEGRDINAARRKAKDAEKRTRDEDRDRRATRRGPARDTLRPDRRRPGRDRTDDRDRDPRNTRPDDKRRTDDRRPDRDGRDDRRRDTGRDRDRGRDRDRDRDGDRRPGDRPRRRDRRDDTAKPVNLPKVPFADADDGERHTLMFHGRGPRAPMYIHSTPQEVPPFMADWRKDLDKPEAENDKAKQLDYVNSAEEEYKEALDTQKKIPKETKGEAEKQEKRRLVYKLEKQMKKFADQARNRLYFDLPEPDFQPFKDHPLGDPENPRRRPEENHISKYLGTSSKSVFGGGGQDAGEAKDGQPPGWTDIRQRGLSEGSRWVRMHLLPERLGGKASGNNLVPARGPEMNNKFLHGIEQEAYDAIPDRAAVIWYKSRAKFDHQDYPHIPSHIYAEYGGYDKVSGTGKNRSDWRSNGTSKPFGLPHEPIAANEKTRLSINDVGRPTIKARLLDGKYESLAKDFVAARDDLHKTGGTFSGQADVHALLTDRLNPKRAGIEVLKRNLRKLDREREVNWN